Within Primulina tabacum isolate GXHZ01 chromosome 5, ASM2559414v2, whole genome shotgun sequence, the genomic segment ACGGGTCCAAGCTCATGACCCGGGTATTAAACGTAAAGGGCTCTTGGCTCCAAGTCCTCCACGTTAAAAATGTTTGCAATGGGGTGCTTAAATCCTTTCCCGTCGCCAAGAATGGGTACAGTTGCACAGTGTAGCCCCATGAGACCGAAACGGACCAGTTCCGGCTCAGGTCGTAGCAGAAACTGTGCTGCAATGCCCGCGCAGGGTCGGATTTGTATGCTTGGACGAGTTTCTTGACAGAGTCTATTCGGGTTGTGCCCGGAAACAAGGGCTGGACGTAGTCCAGATGGTGCAGTGAAACTAGAGGTGCTATTGGATGCACTGAAAGTAAGCCGTATGGGCTTCCTTGAATATCAATCTGTGTATAGAACAGAGATTCGATTCTTAATTTTGGGAATAAACGAGAATGTACTATCGAAGTAGGATTAAAATTTTGCATTGTGAAGAGTCGGTGGTTTAATGGCAGTAGAAAAAGAGCTAAATTCGGGTAATTTGTTTACTTTCTGGCTATGATTCTATGACAGCTATGGTACAGTTTACTAGATTAGAAAATTGGTGAATAAGATGTGCCAGCTTTGATTGCGGTGAATTTTCAACTAGATCAGACGGAATTAGAGCAATTCTTAATCCCATAATTAAACAgggaaaataacaaaatttgttCCCTAAATTGGCctagttttttaaaattttgtttcttTGATTAGTAATATTTCAATCTTGTGCAATAACTAtgctttttttatttcaaataatatcATTTATGTTCaatgtttttttttagaaattatCGGCGTTACGTCATCGAAAATGGCAAAATAAGCCAAGTTTTTGCACTTCGACTGAAAATGTGACTAACCAGAGGATCAACATCAAAATTGGACCAATTTCCGAAACTAATCTGTCAACTTCGCCACGAAAACCCATAGGTGGTAATTAAACAGATTACGACGAAATTGATGATGATTAAAAGTTACTATGAATCCAAAATTGTTGAAGAATTAATTACCTGATGAAAACCAAGTTCTTTTGTCACAGGTACACCAATCTCGCTCATGCAAGCGCCAATCTTCTGATCAGACCCATAGAAATCTGCATACCGATCGATGCACCCATCCAAGATCCTAACCAGATCCGCCGCCAAAGGGTAGCTAATGGCGAAGCCGCCGCCGCCGAATCCCATGGTATAAGAATGCGTCAAATCTTGTTCCACGCTCTCCGAATTCCCGCCAATATAATACATTTGATTGTGATCATATTTACTCAGCACATTCACCAGATTCTCAGTGAAGAAAATCGTATCATCGTCCCCCATAACAAACCACCTCACATTCTTCAACCCGAGTTCAAAGTTCTCCTTTACAATGCGAGCTATGCGCACGGCGGACCTGGACCCATACCAGCAGGTGTACTTGAACCGGGAGATGTCCGCTGAGACTTTATACGGTGGTGAGGTGTTCGGCCATGGCTCGGCTCCGTCCCCCGGCTCATGGTCGAGCCACACGAAACCACGGTGCATATTAGGTCTCCACCAGAGCTCACAATACTGGCGGCGCTTGCCCCATGTCTCGGCTGAGCCGCCAATGCCGAAAAGAATGTGGGATATGTTTGTTCTTTCTGGATGATCGTGCAGGCGGCCATTGATCGATTCAAGGCTTACTTGGAGTCCGAAGGTTCGACTGCATTCGGGGCAACTGGTCCGCGATATCAAACCGTGGAAATTAGCTGAGAAACAAAGAAAAGATATTGCCGAGAAAATGCATATCGAAAGAATTCCCTTCATGAAATTTGGGCTAATAAAACTGGACTTTGATTGTGCAGAAATGAGATTTTTCCATGATTTTAAGAGGTCTTGAAGGGTGGTTTCCCATGAATGAGGCATTGCTCCTTCCTGAATAAATCTTGAAGAATTTTGCGAAATAAATATTGTCTAAGAAGAGGATCGGAGGAACATTCGTTACTTTTGACTGATGCGATTTCCATAAAATCTGTGCCAAATGGTTGTGTGAACAAATTGACAATGCTGCTATTCTCTCTCTAATCATATATTAAGATGCTTGTTGAccttaataatttattttctatATTAAATTTCATagtaatattaaattttcaatCTAACCCGGACACCGTTTGGATTGTATTTAAACTTTTTCGATAtttcaattatatttttcatcaaatattttttgttagccagtcaataaaaaaatttagtattAACCAATTTTTTGTAGATATATTTTGTAATATAACAGATGTATGAAATTAGGCTATATTTCCTATTTAAATTTGATAGCTCAGGTCTGCCTTACATTATAGAAATTTGTATAATGATTTTCGGAGGTCTTATTGGTTTAGTTTTCATCCGTCAGTTCTTCAAACTAGAATTTTGCAGGCACGTAGTGTGtggatataatataaattcatatactttctttatatttttatattttataaaataaaataaattgaagaaaaatattatGGAAAAACGATCATTAATCTTTAAAATTTAGAGAAGggaagtttgattttttttaaaaaaaaattaaacccttctatttatatttatatattgcaAAAAAATGCCATTACTTTCgtgaaatattaaaatattgatTTGAAGTGGAATGCGTCAACTTTAGCATTATGTTTTTATTCTTGAAAAAGTCAATCGAAGAAGGAGAGATGTGCATCCATGTTGTCTTGAATCTTCAtgcatatttataatatatattgtaTAATTATTCCACACTACATCTGTGGTTTTTGTTCTCCatctcttttttgttttttatgtttttatttggaaaaactataatttttgttttatttgtttGTTTCTTTCTAGTTTGGGTTATTTATAtttgtcaaatttaaattttagtatacaatattttattttattttttttgtttttgtttttacaattttagtccACTGTCTTTGATTTTCTTgagttaaaaataaattattcttgaACTATTGGATAAATGACAAAATGATACCGTTTGACCGGATACCGACCAATTTCCGGTGAATAAAAGGGTGCAATGATCAtttgataaattaaaaattaattcaataatatataaataaaaacttAATATGTATTTTTGTGATAAAGGGTAAAATAGATACATTAGTTAAATTTAACCGGAATTTGGCCGAAATCAAATCAATATGTATCGATACCATTAACAAAATTTCATGTACCAATTGTCTTTTAACCAATAGTTCATGCACCAAAttaattttctcttttttattaataatttttgtaatttagtcatttttcacGTGGAACAGGTGTACCGTAATGTCGTGATGATGTCTACAATGTCATATCAACACTTTTGTGAAAATAAAATCTCGATATAAAATTATAGAGCACTAAAATGTAAACTAACTAATATAAATGAGCAACTCCTAGAGAAACCCATATTAAGTTTTGCCACGATTAAAGATATGAATCCCATGCAAATTTATATACTTCCatttaagtaaaaaaaaaaaactcaaaaaattttattttatacataTAGATAGGGAAAATATGTTTTTTGGTTCAATAACTtgcttttttttcccttttcgtccactacttttaaaattttggttttgGTACAATAATGTCTGAATTTCAGATATTTTGATCTATCTACTATCAGAATGTTCAATTTTCGTCAGAAAATACTGATTGGATGGTGGTTAAAACACATTTAAGTGTCACAGTCATTGATGTTTTAATGGTGAAATGCATTGAACTAGTAAATTTTGTTTGATTAGTTTGAAGTTTTTGTATGTTAAACTGCTTCCAAGTAAATTGATTTctcttcaaaataaaaaattttcaaagttttggcTGCATCACCTTTATCcagatgttttttttttcaaaattaaaatttctagTTATAAATGAACCAAAATAGCCGAAATTCAAAAGTTATTGTACAAAGATCGAAAATTGAAAAGTTAGTGgaccaaaacaaaataaaagaatataagTTAATggattaaaatatatattttctctACAGAGATGTATATCATGTCATCGCACGTTGAATGTTTAATTAAAGAACTGAGAATTTAAAATTAGAAAATCAAGGACAGATAGCTAGGTTTTAATGCAAATTTTACATATAAGGAGAGGTCGGATCCAAAAAAGATGGGCACACACTAGCGATGTattttaaattacttattttgatgctattttttttttccaatctCAATCACTTGGATTTGGGGATGCCAAACTGTGATTGTTTtgtgatttcttgattaattttgGTTGGAGCATGGGCGTCATCAAATTTAACTCTAGTTTCTTTATTACAGCATATGACTTGGATTTTGACAAAAGGTTGCGCTTAAACCTAAGTAAAATCTTGCAATATCGCAACAAGGGTCAAATTTGACAACCCATTATCCAACaaaaattaatcaagaaatcacaaaacaatcacaatttgaaattgaaaaataaaaataacaaaaattatacTAGAAAGCAAAAATTAGCTGAATGAAACAGCTCAAGTTGGAGTGTTTACCGCCCTCATCTTGCACCTCTAACTTAGCAAAATTATGCTAATTTTCAGTTTATCGTTCATTTGATCCATTTTTGAATTTCCTATGCTTCCGCTGCTTCTCATTGAATCCTGTCATCGATTCAGGaaattaatttatcatttgcaATAGTGGAAGAAGGAAGACGGTGGGCGAGGGCCAAAATGAAACACACAATAACAAATTCCTGCAGTGAGACAgcttaaagaaaatatttggtGCATGTGGATGCGAAGTTTTTTTTTCGAATTCCATTAATACTTATAACTTTCACCACTTTCAGTTCTCTCATTTTCTCTTTTAAAATCCTGATCATTTCATACTTGTGTTATTTCCTTTcatctaaattaaattaattctgtataattaaatattataatataaaaacaTTTAGTAGGTCTATTTTGAGACGCGTCAGTCgtgttcatatttataataataagtagagtaggtcttttgtgagacggtctcacgaatctttatatgtgagacgggtcaaccctacgatattcacaataaaaagtaataatttttcatggatgacccaaataagagatctgtctcacaaaatacgatacgtgagactgtctcacacaagtttttgcctaataaGTAATATcttttcatagatgacctaaataagagattcgtctcacaattttttttgaaatacatTATGCTCACGCAACGCACATGTGTTAAAGTTGAGTAAATCACCAATAGTTAGAAGCGTGTTTTCCATTCTTGTATTTTAGTCTTGTAGGCCTTAGTATAAATACAAGGTAGTTGTATAGTTGATTTTGGATTTTGACCATTCGCTATTTGTCAAGAAAGATGACTCTTTCATTACCTTGTTATTggtatatgtagatgatattatCATTTCAGGAAATCATGAAGAGTCAATTCAAGCGCTAAAAAGGCACATGCATGCAGAAATTCTTATCAAAGATTTGGGAGAATTAAGACACTTTCTTGGAATAGAGGTGGCTTGTTCTAAGAGTGGGTTCTGcttaaaccaaagaaaatacgcactggaattgatatctgattcgGGGTTATCAGGAGCCAATGTTGTTGATACACCCATGGAACAATACTTGAGATTAACCACAAAGGAGTATGATGAAAGTGCCAAACAAGATGAATCCGTTGATGAAGTATTGAATAGTCCAGGAGAATATATATAGAAGATTAGTGGGAAGATTGCTGTATCTAACCATTACAAGGCCAGACATATGCTTTGCTGTTCAAGCACTGAGTCAATTCATGAGTAAACCCAAGAAATCTCACATGGATGCAGCCATCAGagttttgaaatatttgaaagggGCACCATGACTAGGAATTCTGTTGTCATCGAAGAAATCATTTGTGCTTGATGCCTACTGTGATTTCGATTTGGCAACATGTCCAATGAGTAGAAAATCTGTTACAGGATATTGCATCAAATTTGGGGAGTCCTTAGTGTCATGGAAAACAAAGAAACAAACTACTATATCTAGATTCTCAGCAGAAGCGGAATACAGATCCATGGCCACAACAACATGCCAGGTTATGTGGGTTGTTGGCACATTGAAAGATATGGGAGTGCAGCTTGATCTTCCAATAACACTTCACTGCGATAACAAGGCAGCAATGCAAATTGCCGCAAATCCGTTATACTATGAAAGGACAAAACACATAGAAATAGATTGTCACTTGGTAAGAGAAAAGATTCAAGAAAAACTCATAAAGACGAGTTATGTTTCGACAAACGAGCAAGTAGCGGATGCTTTTACAAAGGCTCTAGGAAAAGGCCAGCACTGCTATTTATTGTCCAAGCTTGGTATGTTGAACATATATCAAACTTGAGAGGGAGTGTTAAAGTTGAGTAAATCACCAATAGTTAGAAGCGTGTTTTCCATTCTTGTATTTTAGTCTTGTAGGCCTTAGTATAAATACAAGGCAGTTGTATAGTTGATTTTGGATTTTTCCAGAAACATTTTTGCTTCTTAGCTCAATGGAATAGCCGGAAACTTCCCCACATTTTTCttccttcttcttcttttcaTTCGCGATTTCTGGTTTCAACAATATGTGTTGACAGCTAATATTCAAGAATTGCCAAGTGTTTAGTAAATCAAATGaaagtgcaaaaaaaaaaaaaagaacaaaattGAAGTGCGGTAGAGGGTgctattataaaataaatttcaactTTGAAGGCCTCCACCTGTATATAAAGGTTGGTTGTAAAGCTTATTTTTAGATACAgagtattttatattataatattcaaTAACAAATTTTTTAGTAACAAACTTTGCTGTAATTGTATGGCATTATTTAaaaccaaaaatataattattttatttaacattagATATTGAAAAATTTTTACTTTCCTAAATTTATCATTCAATCTTATCCAAAtcttatataaaacttaaacaACTATATCACATCTGATCCAAAAATTTATTacaaaaaaacataaatttttgtaGAAAAACTTATA encodes:
- the LOC142544734 gene encoding uncharacterized protein LOC142544734, with the translated sequence MKGILSICIFSAISFLCFSANFHGLISRTSCPECSRTFGLQVSLESINGRLHDHPERTNISHILFGIGGSAETWGKRRQYCELWWRPNMHRGFVWLDHEPGDGAEPWPNTSPPYKVSADISRFKYTCWYGSRSAVRIARIVKENFELGLKNVRWFVMGDDDTIFFTENLVNVLSKYDHNQMYYIGGNSESVEQDLTHSYTMGFGGGGFAISYPLAADLVRILDGCIDRYADFYGSDQKIGACMSEIGVPVTKELGFHQIDIQGSPYGLLSVHPIAPLVSLHHLDYVQPLFPGTTRIDSVKKLVQAYKSDPARALQHSFCYDLSRNWSVSVSWGYTVQLYPFLATGKDLSTPLQTFLTWRTWSQEPFTFNTRVMSLDPCQRPVTFNFDGIKDVGDGRTSTWYKRGNPYIRRQCQREDYAAAYLVKGFKVSAALLDPQVWNKAPRRQCCEIMNGSDQVEGVLQIRIRSSNHWESVTPP